A DNA window from candidate division WOR-3 bacterium contains the following coding sequences:
- a CDS encoding fibronectin type III domain-containing protein, whose translation MKIPYSKWLIVGYLLLVNLLTAIKIEPPSNVMAQDNPNDDGGRIKITWQLSTSDSLIEGYKILRKQEHDTMICEVGYMGKGRTSFIDESTTDGVKYTYQVIAVQDSIESASEWSNLAFSKQQWFHTDRINVVFFTLLFTFLIVFFINRAKKGIHLFVRKIAGLLAVEEAVGRATEMGKPILYVPGLTGISDVATIAAMNILGEVAKKIATYDSQLIVPNTDPIVFTVAQEVVKQAYTQAGRPDAFKPDSVYFVTDSQFAYAAAVDGIMTREKPATNFFMGYFYAEALILAETGASTGAVQIAGTDSVMQLPFFIVACDYTLMGEELYAASAYLSREPLLLGGLIGQDWGKAIIVLILIIATVIGLLTNLKILNLF comes from the coding sequence ATGAAGATACCTTATTCAAAATGGCTAATAGTAGGTTATTTACTATTAGTTAATTTATTAACTGCAATTAAAATTGAACCACCAAGTAATGTTATGGCTCAGGATAATCCTAATGACGATGGTGGCCGAATTAAAATTACTTGGCAACTCTCTACCTCAGATTCATTGATTGAAGGATACAAAATTCTACGCAAGCAAGAGCACGATACAATGATATGTGAAGTCGGTTATATGGGCAAAGGCAGAACATCTTTTATTGATGAAAGCACAACCGATGGTGTTAAGTACACTTATCAAGTTATTGCCGTTCAGGATTCAATCGAATCCGCATCTGAATGGTCAAACTTGGCGTTCTCTAAACAGCAATGGTTTCACACTGATAGAATTAATGTTGTCTTCTTTACCTTGCTTTTCACTTTTCTCATTGTCTTTTTCATCAATCGCGCCAAAAAAGGTATTCATCTCTTTGTTCGGAAAATTGCTGGACTTTTAGCAGTTGAAGAAGCAGTTGGTCGAGCCACCGAAATGGGCAAACCAATTCTTTATGTACCAGGCTTAACTGGTATCAGTGATGTTGCGACAATTGCCGCAATGAATATTCTTGGTGAGGTTGCCAAAAAAATTGCCACCTACGATTCACAACTTATTGTTCCCAATACAGACCCGATTGTTTTTACTGTTGCTCAAGAAGTTGTCAAACAAGCCTATACTCAAGCTGGACGACCTGATGCGTTTAAACCTGATTCTGTCTATTTTGTGACTGATAGTCAATTTGCCTATGCGGCTGCTGTTGATGGTATTATGACCCGCGAAAAACCCGCAACTAATTTCTTTATGGGATATTTTTATGCTGAAGCACTCATATTAGCCGAAACCGGTGCTTCTACTGGTGCAGTGCAAATTGCCGGAACCGATTCTGTAATGCAACTTCCATTTTTTATTGTGGCTTGTGATTACACCCTAATGGGTGAAGAATTATATGCCGCATCTGCTTATCTTTCTCGTGAACCACTATTATTAGGTGGGCTTATCGGTCAAGACTGGGGAAAAGCAATAATTGTTTTGATTTTAATCATTGCGACTGTTATCGGTCTTTTAACTAATCTAAAAATATTAAATCTATTTTAG